In Lentibacillus amyloliquefaciens, one DNA window encodes the following:
- a CDS encoding cation acetate symporter, whose translation MNLTYFLFFLCIIVCTLIITYWAAKQSKTTNQFYVAAGSLTGVQNGMAIAGDYISAASFLGIIGTIAISGYDGFLYAIGFLVSYLIVLFFIAEPVHRLGKYSLGDVVCSRFPGSRMRWMMASAALIISILYMIPQLVAAGLLLRLLLNIDYSTSVLIIGSLMTIYVVFGGMFATSWVQIVKTVVLMSGTFLLMLIVFSRFDWSAAALIAEVKTGTPLGEQFFLPGNLYDEPLESISLHLALILGTAGLPHILIRFFTVSNTREVRKSLLTASWIIGTFYIIALVLGLGTVALIGYEQLVGADQTGNLAAPLLAGELGGDFLMAFIAAIAFTTIIAVVAGLVISATTAFSHDVYFHIIKKGRTTEKKQIRSAQWTAFVVGLISTLFALGLENINVTFLVSLTFIVAASSNLPVILLTIYWKRFNEKGAITGMASGLVASLVLLLLGPHIMNPVSGWIPHEPVLPLANPGIIAIPIGFLGAVLGSLLTRPATQSSTDFRRFFIKSQTGIETRDDRS comes from the coding sequence GTGAATCTGACTTATTTCCTGTTTTTCCTGTGCATCATTGTGTGCACATTGATTATTACATATTGGGCGGCCAAGCAAAGTAAAACGACGAATCAGTTCTATGTGGCAGCAGGCAGCTTAACCGGGGTGCAAAACGGCATGGCGATTGCCGGGGATTACATTAGTGCGGCATCGTTTCTCGGGATTATCGGAACCATTGCCATCAGCGGTTATGACGGCTTTCTGTATGCGATTGGTTTTTTGGTATCCTATTTAATAGTATTATTTTTCATTGCCGAGCCTGTGCACCGTTTAGGCAAATATTCACTCGGGGATGTTGTCTGCTCGCGCTTTCCGGGCAGCCGGATGCGCTGGATGATGGCGAGTGCGGCATTGATTATTTCCATACTATATATGATTCCGCAATTGGTAGCTGCCGGCCTTTTGCTGCGCCTGCTTTTAAATATTGACTATTCCACCTCTGTCCTGATTATTGGCAGTCTGATGACCATTTACGTAGTGTTTGGCGGCATGTTTGCCACGTCCTGGGTGCAGATTGTGAAGACTGTCGTGCTCATGTCAGGAACCTTTCTCTTAATGTTAATTGTGTTCTCGCGGTTTGACTGGAGTGCTGCAGCGCTGATTGCCGAGGTTAAAACAGGCACACCGCTGGGGGAGCAGTTTTTCCTGCCAGGCAACCTGTACGATGAACCGCTGGAAAGTATATCGCTGCATCTCGCATTAATTCTTGGTACAGCCGGCCTTCCGCACATCCTGATTCGTTTCTTTACTGTAAGCAATACCCGTGAAGTGCGCAAATCACTTTTGACTGCAAGCTGGATTATCGGCACATTTTACATCATTGCACTCGTGCTCGGACTCGGAACCGTTGCTTTAATCGGCTACGAGCAATTAGTCGGGGCAGATCAAACGGGGAATCTCGCAGCACCGCTTTTGGCGGGAGAATTGGGCGGCGACTTTCTGATGGCTTTTATTGCGGCGATCGCGTTTACAACGATTATTGCAGTTGTCGCTGGTCTGGTGATTTCAGCCACAACCGCTTTTTCACACGATGTTTATTTTCACATCATTAAAAAAGGCAGGACGACTGAGAAAAAGCAGATTCGTTCAGCGCAATGGACAGCTTTTGTTGTGGGTCTTATTTCAACTTTATTTGCACTTGGCCTGGAAAATATCAATGTGACATTCCTTGTTTCCTTAACCTTTATCGTGGCGGCATCCAGCAATCTGCCGGTGATTTTGCTTACGATTTACTGGAAGCGCTTCAACGAAAAGGGTGCGATTACAGGAATGGCAAGCGGTCTGGTTGCTTCACTGGTGCTGCTGTTGCTCGGGCCGCATATCATGAACCCGGTCAGCGGCTGGATTCCGCATGAACCGGTTCTGCCGCTGGCCAACCCCGGGATTATCGCTATTCCTATCGGGTTTTTGGGAGCGGTTCTTGGCTCGCTCTTGACGCGGCCTGCAACACAGAGCTCGACGGATTTTCGCCGTTTTTTCATCAAGTCACAGACGGGGATTGAAACGAGGGACGATCGCTCATGA
- a CDS encoding PH domain-containing protein: protein MFKKIASDALGLSDIGKIIGPEDYDKTDADDYVRHEDDEQIYFLIKTKADEYCFTNTALIHVDGENAASSKRTLNRYPYAQHKIANVFLETAGKIDMDIEIKFTLGNQVFSIDVHKDEIEQLKDLYKALLHIAETMHENEIVLEMGNQSLDKAVNVLQHSRAADTDLANQYKELTEYSFSWLKSVREDYHAKDFGAIFEKYINN from the coding sequence ATGTTCAAAAAAATTGCTTCAGATGCACTGGGATTATCGGACATTGGTAAAATCATCGGCCCTGAGGACTATGACAAAACCGATGCGGATGATTATGTCCGGCACGAAGACGATGAACAGATCTATTTTCTCATCAAGACAAAAGCGGATGAATATTGTTTCACGAATACTGCTTTGATCCATGTAGACGGGGAAAATGCAGCATCCTCCAAACGGACGCTGAACCGTTATCCTTACGCACAGCACAAAATTGCAAATGTCTTCCTCGAGACTGCCGGTAAAATCGATATGGATATTGAAATTAAATTCACCCTCGGCAATCAGGTTTTCAGCATTGATGTCCATAAGGATGAAATCGAACAATTGAAAGATCTGTACAAGGCATTGTTACATATCGCAGAAACCATGCATGAAAATGAAATTGTCCTGGAAATGGGCAATCAGAGTCTGGATAAAGCGGTGAACGTGCTCCAGCATTCAAGAGCAGCTGATACAGATTTGGCGAACCAGTATAAAGAGCTGACAGAGTACAGCTTCTCCTGGTTGAAGTCGGTAAGAGAAGATTACCATGCGAAAGATTTCGGCGCTATATTTGAAAAGTATATTAATAATTAA